The DNA window GGAGAAACGTGCGCCCCCTGAGCAAGAAGCATCGCTGGTGGCGCGGTCAGTTCCATCAGTTTATTGTTCTCAACTTCATATACTGCGAACCGCCCCAGCCAGTCGGTCTCGTTCTTCATGTTGAGTGGATTGTCAGTGTGGTACCAGATCAGAATTCTCTTCCCGGTCGGACAGTAGTAGCAACTTGCACTGCATAGATCGCGCCGAGCTTTGGCGTCTCCCCAAATCTGCAACTTGCTCCAGGAAGTCTCGGAATTCAAGAGGGAATACAAACCCACTTGCACCGCCCCCGCTTCAGCCCCCATGGCCGCTTGAGCAAACGCGACAGCGGGCACGGTCGGTCCCAATGCGACGCTCCGAGGACGTTGCTCTCCGGCCGCAAGTAAGACACGAGATGCTTTTTTGTCGAGATCGTATTGGGCAACCGATCCATCTGACCGAGTGTGGAAGAAACTTCTGGAATCATAGTTCCAGACCGGTTCTGAAATCGGTCCACACCCGGTTGCGAAGCAGATGCTGAAAAAGAGGACGTAAGGGAAAAGTGTTGATCGCGGCATTGGCCCGCCTTTCTTCGTGGAGGAATGAAACAGAAGCAACTCCGCCTTAATGTCCGAGACGATACCCATCGGCATCGTCTCTGGATGATACTCATCGTCCGTGGAACGATACTCATCGTCAACTGTCCAATGCTCGCATGGCCAAGCGAGCGGACATTCTGGAGCGATTTGGACAGCGGGTGCGGGCCCTGCGAGCCGAGCAGGGCTATTCCCAGGAGGGCTTCGCCGCAGCCTGTCAGCTCGACCGCACCTACATCGGCGGCATCGAACGGGGCGAACGGAACCTGGCACTCAGGAACATCGAGACCATCGCCCAGACCCTGGGAATCACCCTGTCCGAACTGATGAAAGGCCTGTAGAGGGTCTTCAGGCCGGTGCGTCCCACAGCAGCACCGTGGCCACCCTGCCCGCTTGAGCGGCTGCGGTGGTGACACGCTCCAGCGAGGGTTCTAACTGCAGTTCCAGAAATTCTTCTCCCTGCAGGTCACAGACCGCATACGCCAGCCGGCAGGACTGAAGTGCAGTACGCAGCTGGCGGACTTCCTCCGCGGTCAACGGCGTCGACAGCGGCTTGTCGAAATACGGCGCCGAGATGTCCGGCTCATGCGGACTGAACTCCTCATCAAAAAACTGCAAGGCCGCCTGAATGACGGCCAGATGTCGGGTGGTCAGCAAGAGCAGGCCTTCTTGCCCCTGTGGGGCGGCTTAATTGAGGGACGAGTCCCGTCGGACCTTCCGACGGGCACCAGAAGTTCTGACGTGATACAGCCCCGGCTGCTGCGAGGACAGGCAACGTCCGCTGGCCCAGGCCCTGAGCCGGTCCACGCTCTCCCGGGCAGTGACCGCCACCGGAACCACGTTCAGGGCGGCTTCCAGCAGGGGGACATTCAGCAATGCCGCCAGTCGGCAGCAGGCTTTGATCTCCGCCCCGGTCCAGTCCGGGTCGTCCGGGCGCTGTTGAACCTGATCGATCGCGAACTGCTCCCGGTACAGCTCCCAGATCGCGTCCTTCTCTTCCCGGCTGGGGAGATCCAGAAAGAAGATCCCATCGAACCGCTCGCTGCGGCCGAACTCCGGCGGTAGCTTGGAGACGTCATTGGCGGTACAGACCACGAACACATCCGACTCATGGTCATTGAGCCAGCTCAGGAACTGTCCGAACATCCGGGAGGTGACTCCCGAGTCACTGCTCCCCCCGGCTCCCGCAAATGCTTTCTCCACCTCATCGATCATCGCCACGCAGGGGGCCATGGCGTCGATGATC is part of the Planctomicrobium piriforme genome and encodes:
- a CDS encoding helix-turn-helix domain-containing protein, translating into MAKRADILERFGQRVRALRAEQGYSQEGFAAACQLDRTYIGGIERGERNLALRNIETIAQTLGITLSELMKGL